From one Verrucomicrobiia bacterium genomic stretch:
- a CDS encoding type I restriction endonuclease subunit R, giving the protein MPLTESTVEEAALSWFGELGYAIGHGPEIAPGEPAAERDSFAEVVLVERLRSSLRRLNVALPEEAIDEAVRKVLRIATPSLVQTNRAFHKLLRDGVDVEYARPDGSTKHDKAWLVDFIDPLVNDWLAVNQFTVIEGQHNRRPDIVVFVNGLPLAVIELKNAADEEADIWAAYKQLQTYKAEIPSLLGYNAALVVSDGLQARIGSITANQEWFKVWRTIDGEQAAPASSLELEILTRGVFERRRFLDLLQHFIVFEENPDTGAIHKIIAGYHQFHAVTAAVEETVRASGMTPSGHLHDSVGSYWAGPMHGGKPGDRRAGVVWHTQGSGKSFTMLFFAARVIREPAMQNPTLVVLTDRNDLDDQLFGQFQRCMDILGQTPVQAESRERLRELLAVASGGVVFTTIQKFLPANGEKMPELSPRQNIIVIADEAHRSQYDLIDGLARHMRDALPNASFIGFTGTPIEKNDANTRAVFGDYISIYDIQRAVADKATVPIYYESRIAKLSLNASELPKLDAEFDEITEGEEQTKKEKLKTKWAALEALVGDAKRIALIAKDMVTHFEKRTEAMDGKAMVVCMSRRICVDLYEAIIKLRPDWASGKDDEGEEGKACVVKVIMTGSADDGPDWQPHIRNKDKRRKLANRFKDSTDAFRIVIVRDMWLTGFDAPCLHTMYADKPMQGHGLMQAIARVNRVFRDKPGGLVVDYLGLADQLKQALANYTDSGGRGSTTYDTRQAIAVMQERHGIACDMLHGTDWEKVVGDAKKTLFALPALQEHILQQENGKLRWAQVVTDLSRAFALCAASDEATEIRDDVALFQAIQSALGKQGGRNAKTPEQIEAAVRQLVSKAITTEGQIIDVFTAAGLAKPDISILSDGFLAEVRGLKFKNVAAELLEKLLKDELKVRSKRNLVQSEMFSDKLRKTLNAYHNRAISTIEVIEELIKLAKEMDAATKRGVNLGLTDEEVAFYDALAANESAVRAMGDDKLKVIAAELITQVRSSVTIDWTLRESARAKIRVMVKRILNKYGYPPDLQDEAVQTVLKQAELLCRDWA; this is encoded by the coding sequence ATGCCACTCACCGAATCCACTGTCGAAGAGGCCGCCCTGAGTTGGTTCGGGGAACTGGGGTATGCCATTGGACACGGGCCGGAGATCGCACCGGGTGAACCGGCGGCGGAGCGGGATTCGTTTGCGGAGGTGGTGCTGGTGGAGCGCTTGCGCTCATCATTGCGTCGCTTGAACGTCGCCTTGCCGGAGGAGGCCATCGATGAGGCAGTGCGCAAGGTGTTGCGGATCGCGACGCCTTCCCTGGTGCAGACGAACCGGGCTTTTCATAAGTTGCTGCGGGATGGGGTGGATGTGGAATACGCCCGGCCCGATGGCAGTACGAAGCATGACAAGGCGTGGCTGGTGGATTTCATTGATCCGCTGGTCAATGACTGGCTGGCGGTGAACCAGTTCACGGTGATCGAAGGACAGCATAATCGCCGACCTGACATCGTGGTGTTCGTGAATGGTCTGCCGCTGGCGGTGATCGAACTCAAGAATGCGGCGGATGAGGAGGCCGACATCTGGGCGGCCTACAAGCAACTGCAAACCTACAAGGCGGAGATCCCCAGTCTGCTGGGCTACAACGCCGCCCTAGTGGTGAGTGACGGGTTGCAGGCCCGCATAGGGTCCATCACGGCCAATCAGGAATGGTTCAAGGTCTGGCGCACCATCGACGGGGAGCAAGCTGCTCCGGCCAGTTCTTTGGAGCTTGAGATTCTTACGCGGGGAGTGTTTGAGCGGCGGCGTTTTCTGGATCTGCTGCAGCATTTCATCGTATTCGAGGAGAACCCGGACACGGGGGCGATCCACAAGATCATCGCGGGGTATCATCAGTTCCACGCAGTGACCGCGGCGGTGGAGGAGACGGTGCGGGCGAGCGGGATGACGCCCAGTGGACATCTACACGATAGTGTAGGTAGCTATTGGGCCGGGCCGATGCACGGGGGCAAGCCAGGTGACCGGCGAGCGGGGGTGGTGTGGCATACGCAGGGAAGCGGCAAGAGCTTCACGATGCTGTTCTTTGCCGCCCGCGTGATCCGTGAACCCGCGATGCAGAACCCGACGCTGGTGGTTTTGACGGACCGGAACGATTTGGATGACCAGCTTTTCGGCCAGTTCCAGCGCTGCATGGACATTCTCGGGCAGACGCCGGTGCAGGCGGAGAGCCGGGAGCGGTTGCGGGAACTGCTGGCGGTGGCCAGCGGGGGTGTGGTGTTCACCACCATCCAGAAGTTCCTGCCGGCGAACGGGGAGAAAATGCCGGAGCTTTCGCCCCGGCAGAACATCATCGTGATCGCGGACGAGGCGCACCGGTCGCAATATGACCTGATCGACGGGCTGGCGCGGCATATGCGGGATGCCTTGCCCAATGCGAGTTTCATCGGGTTCACGGGCACGCCGATCGAGAAGAACGATGCGAACACCCGGGCGGTGTTCGGCGATTACATCAGTATCTATGACATCCAGCGGGCGGTGGCGGACAAGGCCACGGTGCCGATCTATTACGAAAGCCGGATCGCCAAGCTGAGTCTGAACGCGAGCGAGTTGCCGAAGCTGGACGCCGAGTTTGACGAGATCACCGAGGGTGAGGAGCAGACAAAGAAGGAAAAGCTCAAGACGAAGTGGGCGGCGCTGGAGGCGCTGGTGGGCGATGCGAAACGGATCGCGCTGATCGCGAAGGACATGGTGACGCACTTCGAGAAACGCACGGAGGCGATGGACGGCAAGGCAATGGTCGTCTGCATGAGCCGTCGCATCTGCGTGGATCTGTATGAGGCCATCATCAAACTGCGGCCGGACTGGGCCAGCGGCAAGGATGACGAGGGCGAGGAAGGCAAAGCCTGCGTGGTGAAGGTGATCATGACGGGCAGTGCCGATGATGGCCCGGATTGGCAGCCGCATATCCGCAACAAGGACAAACGGCGCAAGCTGGCGAACCGATTCAAGGACAGCACCGATGCTTTCCGTATCGTGATCGTGCGGGACATGTGGCTGACGGGCTTTGACGCACCCTGCCTGCACACGATGTATGCGGACAAACCGATGCAAGGCCACGGTCTGATGCAGGCCATCGCCCGGGTGAACCGGGTTTTCCGCGACAAGCCGGGTGGGTTGGTGGTGGATTACCTCGGCCTGGCCGACCAGCTCAAGCAGGCGCTGGCGAATTACACCGACAGTGGCGGACGGGGCAGCACGACGTATGACACGCGACAGGCCATCGCGGTGATGCAGGAGAGGCATGGCATCGCCTGCGACATGTTGCATGGCACAGACTGGGAGAAAGTGGTGGGCGATGCGAAGAAGACGCTGTTTGCGCTGCCGGCCTTGCAAGAGCACATCTTGCAACAGGAGAACGGCAAGCTGCGGTGGGCGCAGGTAGTGACGGATTTATCCCGCGCCTTTGCCCTGTGCGCGGCCAGTGACGAAGCCACGGAGATCCGGGATGACGTGGCGCTGTTCCAGGCGATCCAGTCTGCCTTGGGCAAGCAGGGCGGGCGGAACGCAAAGACGCCGGAGCAGATCGAGGCGGCGGTGCGGCAACTGGTGAGCAAGGCGATCACGACGGAGGGCCAGATCATCGATGTGTTCACGGCGGCAGGATTGGCGAAGCCGGATATCTCCATCTTGAGCGATGGCTTTCTGGCCGAGGTGCGGGGATTGAAGTTCAAGAACGTGGCGGCCGAACTGCTGGAGAAGTTGCTCAAAGATGAACTGAAGGTGCGGTCTAAACGAAACCTGGTGCAGAGCGAGATGTTCAGCGACAAGCTGAGGAAAACCCTGAACGCGTACCATAACCGGGCCATCTCGACGATCGAAGTGATCGAGGAACTTATCAAGCTGGCGAAGGAGATGGACGCGGCCACCAAGCGGGGTGTGAATCTGGGGCTGACGGATGAAGAGGTGGCCTTCTACGATGCACTGGCCGCGAATGAATCCGCCGTGCGGGCGATGGGGGATGACAAGTTGAAGGTGATCGCGGCCGAACTCATCACTCAGGTGAGGAGCAGTGTGACGATTGACTGGACCTTGCGCGAATCAGCGCGGGCCAAGATCCGAGTGATGGTGAAGCGCATCCTAAACAAGTACGGCTATCCGCCGGACTTGCAGGATGAGGCGGTGCAGACGGTGCTCAAGCAGGCGGAACTGCTGTGCAGGGACTGGGCTTAG
- a CDS encoding DUF1848 domain-containing protein, protein MIISASYKTDIPTFYGEWFMNRLRAGYCKMVNPYNRHVIRVSLHRDTVEGIVFWTKNVGPFLKHLHEVKERGFPFILQHTINGYPRTLEQAVVDAPRAVEHLHQVAEKFGPRVCIWRYDTIISSSLTPREYHIETFTRLAKSLEGATDEVVISFAQLYQKTLRNMEKAAIEHGFTWSDPSDEWKKTLATELASIASAHRIRLTICSQPQFIMPGCYEARCVDADRLADVVGSPVKACLKGNRKECGCFESRDIGEYDTCPHGCVYCYAVRNQDLAKTRYKQHDPKGETLFPLGPGDVDASKDDDQLGLFGNDEPI, encoded by the coding sequence ATGATCATCTCGGCCAGCTACAAGACGGACATTCCCACTTTCTACGGAGAGTGGTTCATGAACCGTCTGCGGGCGGGTTACTGCAAGATGGTCAATCCCTACAACCGGCACGTCATCCGGGTTTCGCTTCACCGGGACACGGTCGAGGGAATCGTCTTTTGGACGAAGAACGTGGGGCCGTTTCTAAAGCATCTGCATGAGGTGAAAGAGCGAGGATTCCCGTTCATCCTCCAGCATACCATCAATGGCTATCCGAGGACGCTTGAGCAAGCCGTGGTCGATGCGCCACGGGCAGTGGAGCACCTGCACCAAGTCGCCGAAAAGTTCGGCCCTCGGGTTTGTATCTGGCGCTACGACACCATCATCAGTTCATCGCTCACTCCGCGCGAATACCACATCGAAACGTTCACTCGTCTCGCGAAATCATTGGAGGGAGCGACGGACGAGGTGGTGATTTCGTTCGCACAACTCTACCAAAAGACACTGCGGAACATGGAGAAAGCCGCAATTGAGCACGGCTTCACATGGTCTGACCCTAGTGACGAATGGAAGAAAACCCTCGCTACCGAACTAGCGTCCATCGCCTCCGCTCATCGCATCCGCCTCACCATTTGCAGCCAACCGCAGTTCATCATGCCCGGATGCTACGAAGCACGCTGCGTGGATGCGGACCGGCTAGCGGATGTCGTCGGCAGCCCAGTCAAAGCGTGCCTGAAAGGAAATCGGAAAGAATGCGGCTGCTTTGAGTCCCGCGACATCGGCGAATACGACACTTGCCCGCACGGCTGCGTCTATTGCTACGCCGTGCGGAACCAGGATTTAGCCAAAACCAGATACAAGCAGCATGACCCCAAGGGCGAGACACTGTTCCCGCTTGGTCCAGGCGATGTAGATGCCTCCAAGGATGACGACCAACTCGGGCTTTTCGGAAATGACGAACCGATTTGA
- a CDS encoding restriction endonuclease subunit S has protein sequence MGGNGAQFTADELPEIPASWRWGRLGDLVDQNRGICYGIVQPGKHDESGVPMVNSQDVLDGTVASRVEFRVAKELHARFKRSTIRGGEVLLTLVGANFGRVAIAPSSFAGFNCSRAVGIIPVLEHPQFVMFCLRSPLTRRFLDNWANTTAQPTFNLKEVANLPIPLPPLAEQKAIAAVLGALDDKIELNRRMNATLEAMARALFQSWFVDFDPVRAKLDGRKPVGLDAATTALFPEHLEDSPLGHIPKGWEVKTIEELAERVAMGPFGSDIKVSTFVPEGIPVVSGQHLRGTLLDDSEFNFVSVEHADRLKRSNVQRGDVIFTHAGSIGQVAYIPEASRYERYIISQRQFYMRCNRALVSPFYITSYFKTPEGQHRLLANTSSTGVPSISQPVTYLRQLKMVVPPPALLKIFDTTVGQIHLKMADNDHQSRTLATLRDTLLPKLLSGELSVATSRS, from the coding sequence ATGGGGGGTAACGGTGCGCAATTCACCGCTGATGAGCTACCTGAGATTCCGGCTTCCTGGCGTTGGGGTAGACTCGGTGACTTGGTGGATCAAAATCGGGGCATCTGCTACGGAATCGTGCAGCCGGGAAAGCACGACGAGTCTGGTGTGCCGATGGTGAACTCGCAGGACGTTTTGGATGGTACGGTCGCTTCGCGTGTTGAGTTTCGAGTCGCGAAGGAACTTCACGCACGATTCAAACGCTCAACCATTCGTGGTGGCGAAGTTCTGCTGACGCTTGTGGGCGCGAACTTTGGCCGCGTCGCAATCGCGCCAAGTTCGTTCGCGGGGTTCAATTGTTCCCGCGCAGTCGGAATTATCCCCGTTCTCGAGCATCCCCAGTTCGTTATGTTTTGCCTCCGTTCTCCGCTGACGCGGCGGTTCTTGGACAACTGGGCAAACACGACCGCGCAGCCGACCTTTAACTTGAAGGAGGTTGCGAATCTGCCGATTCCACTCCCACCCCTCGCCGAGCAGAAAGCCATAGCGGCTGTACTGGGGGCGCTGGACGACAAGATCGAGTTGAATCGGCGGATGAACGCGACGCTGGAGGCGATGGCGCGGGCGCTGTTCCAGAGCTGGTTCGTGGATTTCGACCCCGTCCGCGCTAAACTCGACGGCAGAAAGCCTGTGGGCTTGGATGCGGCAACGACCGCTCTCTTCCCTGAGCACTTGGAAGACTCACCACTCGGACACATTCCAAAAGGTTGGGAAGTGAAGACCATTGAAGAACTCGCCGAGCGTGTCGCGATGGGGCCGTTTGGTTCCGATATCAAGGTTTCCACGTTCGTGCCCGAAGGCATTCCCGTTGTTAGTGGTCAGCATCTTCGCGGCACATTGCTCGATGACTCCGAGTTTAACTTCGTCAGCGTCGAGCACGCCGACCGCCTCAAACGATCCAATGTGCAACGCGGCGATGTCATCTTCACCCACGCCGGCAGCATCGGCCAGGTCGCCTATATCCCGGAGGCATCTCGATACGAACGCTACATCATTTCGCAGCGGCAATTCTACATGCGTTGCAATCGCGCTTTGGTCTCACCGTTCTACATCACCTCGTATTTCAAGACGCCGGAAGGCCAGCACCGCCTGCTCGCCAACACCTCATCCACAGGCGTGCCGTCCATTTCGCAACCCGTGACCTATCTCCGGCAGTTGAAGATGGTCGTTCCGCCACCCGCGTTGCTGAAAATCTTCGATACGACGGTTGGACAGATTCATCTCAAGATGGCCGACAACGACCACCAATCCCGCACCCTCGCCACCCTCCGCGACACGCTGCTGCCGAAGCTGCTGAGCGGGGAACTCTCAGTCGCCACTTCAAGGTCATGA
- a CDS encoding class I SAM-dependent DNA methyltransferase has product MGRKTAAKESSSAANLGFEAKLWLAADKLRNNMDAAEYKHVVLGLIFLKYISDSFDEHHAKLLAGKGDFAGANPEDKDEYLAANVFWVPKEARWPHLQARAKLPSIGKDVDDAMVAIERDNPRLKGALNKNYGRADLDKHRLGELIDLISSIQLVEIGSRSKDLLGRVFEYFLTQFASAEGKNGGQFYTPSCVVRLLVEMLAPYKGRVYDPACGSGGMFVQSEKFVESHGGKLGDISIYGQESNPTTRRLAIMNLALRGIEADFGPENADTFRRDLHPDLRADYVLANPPFNDSDWFRKDDDVRWAYGVPPKGNANFAWVQHFIHHLAPHGMAGFVLANGSMSSNQSGEGEIRKALIEADLVDCMVALPGQLFYSTQIPVCLWFLTRDKGARTIQHGKGEKDYLRSRKRETLFIDARKMGTLIDRVHRELTEADLEKIVSTYHAWRGDYGAWRKATEKSGGTLPEITGPAYQDVPGFCKGATSAEIAAHGFVLTPGRYVGAEEVEDDGEPFEEKMPRLVAELNAQFAESAKLEKAIKANLRGLGYGG; this is encoded by the coding sequence ATGGGACGTAAAACAGCAGCAAAGGAATCCAGTTCCGCCGCCAATCTTGGCTTTGAAGCCAAGCTCTGGCTCGCCGCCGACAAGTTGCGCAACAACATGGACGCGGCGGAATACAAGCACGTCGTCCTCGGCCTCATCTTCCTGAAGTACATTTCTGACTCCTTCGATGAGCACCACGCCAAGCTGCTGGCCGGCAAGGGTGACTTCGCCGGGGCCAATCCCGAGGACAAGGACGAGTATCTGGCCGCCAATGTTTTCTGGGTGCCCAAGGAAGCCCGCTGGCCCCATCTCCAGGCCCGGGCCAAGCTCCCCAGCATCGGCAAGGACGTTGACGACGCCATGGTGGCCATCGAGCGGGATAATCCCCGGCTCAAGGGGGCGCTGAACAAGAACTATGGCCGGGCGGATCTGGACAAGCATCGCCTCGGCGAACTCATCGACCTCATCAGCTCTATCCAATTGGTGGAAATCGGCAGCCGGTCCAAGGATCTGCTGGGCCGGGTGTTCGAGTATTTCCTGACCCAGTTCGCCAGCGCGGAGGGCAAGAACGGCGGCCAGTTCTACACCCCTTCATGCGTGGTGCGGCTGTTGGTGGAGATGCTGGCCCCGTACAAAGGCCGCGTATATGATCCGGCCTGCGGTTCGGGCGGCATGTTCGTGCAATCGGAGAAGTTCGTGGAATCCCACGGCGGCAAGCTGGGGGACATCAGCATCTACGGGCAGGAGAGCAATCCGACCACGCGGCGGCTGGCCATCATGAATCTGGCCTTGCGCGGCATCGAGGCGGACTTTGGGCCGGAGAATGCCGACACCTTCCGGCGCGATCTGCATCCCGACCTGCGGGCGGACTACGTCCTCGCCAATCCGCCCTTCAACGACTCCGACTGGTTCCGCAAGGACGATGACGTGCGCTGGGCTTATGGCGTTCCGCCCAAGGGCAATGCGAACTTCGCGTGGGTGCAGCACTTCATCCACCACCTGGCTCCGCACGGGATGGCGGGGTTTGTTTTGGCCAATGGCAGCATGTCCTCCAACCAGTCCGGCGAAGGGGAGATCCGCAAGGCCTTGATCGAGGCGGACCTGGTGGATTGCATGGTGGCGCTGCCGGGACAGCTCTTTTACAGCACGCAGATCCCCGTGTGCTTGTGGTTCCTCACGCGGGACAAGGGTGCCCGGACCATCCAGCATGGCAAAGGGGAGAAGGACTACCTGCGGAGCCGGAAACGGGAGACGCTGTTCATTGACGCGCGGAAGATGGGCACGCTCATTGACCGCGTACACCGGGAACTGACGGAGGCAGACCTTGAGAAGATCGTCTCTACCTACCATGCTTGGCGCGGAGACTACGGGGCTTGGCGCAAGGCGACAGAGAAATCTGGCGGGACACTGCCGGAGATCACCGGCCCAGCCTACCAAGATGTTCCGGGCTTCTGCAAAGGGGCGACTTCGGCGGAGATTGCGGCGCATGGATTTGTGCTGACACCTGGCCGCTATGTGGGGGCGGAGGAAGTGGAGGACGACGGCGAGCCGTTTGAGGAAAAGATGCCGCGACTGGTTGCGGAATTGAACGCCCAGTTTGCCGAGTCCGCGAAACTGGAAAAGGCCATCAAAGCTAACTTGAGGGGGTTGGGCTATGGGGGGTAA